Proteins from one Streptomyces caniferus genomic window:
- a CDS encoding ABC transporter substrate-binding protein yields MEHSTPWEFSDDRGRLAVAGERPLRIVAYIQAGATLWDHGIRPVGLFGSQHDGTVPDPAKGGELPLAEIRYLGSGGALHPDTLLEAEPDLVVAVTYDGEQVYGLEQKTALELETHVPVATVAVGPGRSLAEVRERFAALAGSLGRGEPLGTARELDAAEDALRQASGAAVRPRVLALSPAGPERVHLARPSSWPDLRALTEHGVGLLEPAAGAGVNWSTVGWAEAAAMNPDIVLMDVRTNAARPQELRADEHWRALETRARLLPWNPEAPCSRRAHTRFFTLLADTVREFAGTE; encoded by the coding sequence GGCCGGGGAGCGGCCGTTGCGGATCGTGGCGTACATACAGGCGGGGGCGACGCTGTGGGACCACGGCATACGCCCCGTGGGGCTCTTCGGGTCCCAGCACGACGGCACCGTCCCCGACCCCGCCAAGGGCGGTGAACTCCCGCTCGCGGAGATCCGCTACCTGGGTTCGGGCGGCGCGCTGCACCCGGACACCCTGCTGGAGGCGGAGCCGGACCTCGTCGTGGCCGTGACCTATGACGGCGAGCAGGTCTACGGCCTGGAGCAGAAGACCGCGCTGGAGCTGGAGACGCATGTCCCGGTGGCCACGGTCGCGGTGGGGCCCGGCCGGAGCCTGGCCGAGGTCCGCGAACGGTTCGCGGCGCTCGCCGGTTCGCTGGGGCGGGGCGAACCCCTCGGCACCGCCCGCGAGTTGGACGCCGCCGAGGACGCCCTGCGGCAGGCCAGCGGCGCAGCGGTGCGGCCGCGGGTGCTGGCGCTGTCGCCGGCCGGCCCGGAGCGGGTGCACCTGGCCCGGCCCAGCTCCTGGCCGGACCTGCGGGCGCTGACCGAACACGGCGTCGGTCTGCTGGAGCCGGCCGCGGGCGCCGGGGTGAACTGGTCCACCGTCGGCTGGGCGGAGGCCGCGGCGATGAACCCGGACATCGTGCTCATGGACGTGCGGACCAACGCCGCGCGGCCCCAGGAGCTCCGGGCCGACGAGCACTGGCGCGCGCTCGAGACCCGGGCCCGGCTGCTGCCGTGGAACCCCGAGGCCCCGTGCAGCCGGCGCGCGCACACCCGGTTCTTCACCCTGCTGGCCGATACGGTGCGCGAGTTCGCCGGGACGGAGTGA
- a CDS encoding aspartate aminotransferase family protein, with product MTQVPHEAASLHARHQAVLPSWLSLYYERPLELTHGEGRHVFDAEGNRYLDFFGGILTTMTAHALPEVTKAVSEQAGRIIHTSTLYLSRPMVELAERIVALSGIPDARVFFTTSGTEANDAALLLATTHRRSNQILAMRNSYHGRSFSTVGITGNQSWSPTSLSPLQTLYVHGGVRSRGPYAELSDAAYTAACVADLEDMLQQTAGGVAALIAEPVQGVGGFTMPPDGLYAAFREVLARHGILWISDEVQTGWGRTGDHFWGWQAHDGNGPPDMLTFAKGIGNGMSIGGVVARAEVMNSLSANSISTFGGSPVTMAAGLANLNYLLEHDLQGNARRVGGLLIERLRAVAAGLGLVREVRGRGLMIGVELVRPGTDERSPEAASLVVEAARERGLLVGKGGQGGASLRIAPPMTLTIAEAEEGADLLADALRSAQGLLGAS from the coding sequence ATGACCCAGGTGCCCCATGAGGCGGCGAGCCTGCACGCCCGCCACCAGGCCGTCCTGCCCTCCTGGCTCAGCCTCTACTACGAGCGGCCCCTCGAACTCACCCACGGCGAGGGCCGCCACGTCTTCGACGCCGAGGGCAACCGCTACCTCGACTTCTTCGGCGGCATCCTCACCACCATGACGGCCCATGCGCTGCCCGAGGTGACCAAGGCCGTCAGCGAGCAGGCCGGCCGCATCATCCACACCTCGACGCTCTACCTCTCCCGCCCCATGGTGGAGCTGGCGGAACGGATCGTGGCGCTCTCCGGCATCCCCGACGCCCGGGTCTTCTTCACCACCTCCGGCACCGAGGCCAACGACGCGGCCCTGCTCCTGGCCACCACGCACCGCCGCTCCAACCAGATCCTGGCGATGCGCAACAGCTACCACGGCCGGTCGTTCTCCACCGTCGGCATCACCGGCAACCAGAGCTGGTCCCCGACCAGCCTCTCCCCGCTGCAGACGCTCTATGTCCACGGCGGGGTACGCAGCCGCGGCCCGTACGCGGAGCTGAGCGACGCCGCGTACACCGCCGCCTGCGTCGCCGACCTGGAGGACATGCTCCAGCAGACCGCGGGCGGCGTCGCCGCGCTGATCGCCGAACCCGTCCAGGGCGTCGGCGGGTTCACCATGCCGCCGGACGGTCTCTACGCGGCCTTCCGCGAGGTGCTCGCCCGGCACGGCATCCTGTGGATCAGCGACGAGGTGCAGACCGGCTGGGGCCGCACCGGCGACCACTTCTGGGGCTGGCAGGCGCACGACGGCAACGGCCCGCCCGACATGCTCACCTTCGCCAAGGGCATCGGCAACGGCATGTCCATCGGCGGGGTGGTGGCCCGCGCCGAGGTGATGAACTCGCTCTCCGCGAACTCCATCTCCACCTTCGGCGGCAGCCCCGTCACCATGGCCGCGGGCCTGGCCAACCTCAACTACCTCCTCGAACACGACCTCCAGGGCAACGCCCGGCGGGTCGGCGGCCTGCTCATCGAGCGGCTGCGGGCGGTCGCGGCCGGCCTCGGGCTCGTACGGGAGGTGCGCGGCCGGGGCCTGATGATCGGCGTCGAACTGGTCCGGCCCGGCACCGACGAGCGCTCGCCGGAGGCCGCCTCGCTGGTGGTGGAGGCCGCCCGGGAACGTGGACTGCTGGTCGGCAAGGGCGGGCAGGGCGGCGCCTCGCTGCGGATCGCACCCCCGATGACGCTGACGATCGCCGAGGCGGAGGAGGGCGCGGACCTGCTCGCGGACGCACTGCGGTCGGCCCAGGGCCTGCTGGGCGCTTCGTAA
- a CDS encoding nitrilase-related carbon-nitrogen hydrolase, with the protein MADVVRAALVQATWTGDTESMIAKHEEYARAAAAQGAKVIGFQEVFNAPYFCQVQEPEHYRWAEPVPDGPTVRRMQDLARETGMVIVVPVFEVEQPGFYYNTAAVIDADGTVLGTYRKHHIPQVKGFWEKYYFKPGNAGWPVFDTAVGKVGVYICYDRHFPEGWRQLGLNGAQLVYNPSATSRGLSAYLWQLEQPAAAVANEYFIAAINRVGVEEYGDNDFYGTSYFVDPRGRFVGDVASDSKEELVVRDLDFALIDEVRQQWAFYRDRRPDAYDGLVQP; encoded by the coding sequence ATGGCCGATGTTGTGCGTGCCGCACTGGTCCAGGCGACCTGGACCGGCGACACCGAATCGATGATCGCGAAGCACGAGGAGTACGCCCGGGCGGCGGCCGCGCAGGGCGCGAAAGTGATCGGCTTCCAGGAAGTCTTCAACGCTCCGTACTTCTGCCAGGTCCAGGAGCCCGAGCACTACCGCTGGGCCGAGCCGGTGCCGGACGGGCCGACCGTGCGGCGGATGCAGGACCTCGCCCGGGAGACCGGCATGGTCATCGTCGTTCCCGTCTTCGAGGTCGAACAGCCCGGCTTCTACTACAACACCGCGGCCGTCATCGACGCCGACGGCACGGTCCTGGGCACCTACCGCAAGCACCACATCCCGCAGGTCAAGGGCTTCTGGGAGAAGTACTACTTCAAGCCGGGCAACGCCGGCTGGCCGGTCTTCGACACCGCCGTCGGCAAGGTCGGCGTCTACATCTGCTACGACCGCCACTTCCCCGAGGGCTGGCGGCAGTTGGGCCTCAACGGTGCCCAGCTGGTCTACAACCCCTCCGCCACCTCCCGCGGCCTGTCCGCCTACCTCTGGCAGCTGGAACAGCCCGCGGCCGCCGTCGCCAACGAGTACTTCATCGCGGCGATCAACCGGGTCGGCGTCGAGGAGTACGGCGACAACGACTTCTACGGCACCAGCTACTTCGTCGACCCCCGGGGCCGGTTCGTCGGCGACGTCGCCAGCGACTCCAAGGAGGAACTGGTCGTCCGCGACCTCGACTTCGCCCTGATCGACGAGGTCCGGCAGCAGTGGGCGTTCTACCGCGACCGCCGCCCCGATGCGTACGACGGGCTGGTGCAGCCATGA
- a CDS encoding MarR family winged helix-turn-helix transcriptional regulator, protein MPEKGQERLATELGTTVSLLMRHLRAASPHGELTPTQRAVISRIATDGSATIAALARAELVRPQSMRLTVGALEERGVLARSPHPTDGRQVVFSLTEEGRRILTVVRQAKHNWLAQAIADRLTPEEQRTLETATELIRRLMPQ, encoded by the coding sequence ATGCCGGAAAAGGGCCAGGAACGCCTGGCGACGGAGCTGGGCACCACCGTCTCCCTGCTGATGCGCCATCTGCGCGCCGCCTCGCCGCACGGGGAGCTCACCCCGACCCAGCGCGCGGTGATCAGCCGGATCGCGACCGACGGCAGCGCCACCATCGCCGCCCTGGCCCGCGCCGAGCTGGTCCGCCCGCAGTCGATGCGGCTGACCGTCGGGGCCCTGGAGGAGCGCGGCGTCCTCGCCCGCAGCCCGCATCCGACGGACGGCCGGCAGGTGGTCTTCTCGCTCACCGAGGAGGGCCGCCGGATACTCACCGTCGTACGGCAGGCCAAGCACAACTGGCTGGCCCAGGCCATCGCCGACCGGCTGACCCCGGAGGAGCAGCGGACCCTGGAGACGGCCACCGAGCTGATACGGCGGCTGATGCCGCAATGA